One Acidobacteriaceae bacterium genomic region harbors:
- the xseA gene encoding exodeoxyribonuclease VII large subunit produces the protein MSFRESLPSIADLRRRGRSKTELRPEMPGLFDALPAAEEHTPASPEEPRPAERKPAQAATEHPPEAKISEPPPEPRVWTVGELVRQIRGVLERNYSQITIEGEISNWRPAATGHCYFTLKDGAAQLSVVMFRRQVSLIRFQPKDGDAVRLRGQLSVYESRGQMQLIAEWMEPRGLGALLAAVRELKERLRREGLFDRKRPLPPFPQCIGVVTSVQGAALRDIVKVCRRRHAAVNLLIYPAAVQGPRCAIEVAAGVRWFSRHPDRADVVIVARGGGSWEDLHGFDDERVARAIAACAVPVIVGVGHATDSTIADAAADVCAPTPSAAAEIVTAAQHRIEERVHRLYSGLIRAGRYEILRARQQLSHLGAEMVLRRVQDALNRRAQRCDEMDLRMHNALSRRLRVAGDRSFRIETRLLRHDPAVRLRDNTRKLEALRGRLSSVAKTTVSLRASQIDRAGSKLQALSPVRVLERGYALVYGPDGRLLRSSTEVQQGEQITARLHEGSLSATVTGKT, from the coding sequence ATGAGTTTCCGCGAGTCCCTGCCGAGCATCGCCGATCTGCGGCGAAGAGGCAGATCCAAGACCGAGTTGCGTCCGGAGATGCCGGGCCTGTTCGACGCGCTGCCGGCGGCGGAGGAGCACACTCCCGCATCGCCCGAGGAGCCACGTCCGGCTGAACGGAAACCAGCGCAGGCAGCCACCGAACATCCGCCGGAGGCGAAGATCAGCGAGCCTCCGCCCGAGCCACGCGTCTGGACCGTCGGCGAACTGGTCCGGCAAATCCGCGGTGTGCTTGAGCGCAACTACAGCCAGATCACCATCGAAGGCGAAATCTCCAACTGGCGCCCTGCGGCAACGGGCCACTGCTACTTCACGCTGAAAGACGGCGCAGCGCAGCTCTCGGTCGTGATGTTCCGGCGTCAGGTTTCGCTCATCCGCTTCCAGCCGAAGGACGGCGACGCAGTTCGCCTGCGCGGCCAGCTCAGCGTCTATGAGAGCCGCGGACAAATGCAGCTCATTGCAGAATGGATGGAGCCGCGCGGGCTGGGAGCGCTGCTGGCCGCGGTGCGCGAGCTCAAAGAGCGTCTGCGCCGCGAGGGCCTCTTCGACCGCAAGCGTCCACTGCCGCCCTTTCCGCAATGCATCGGCGTCGTCACCAGCGTGCAGGGCGCCGCGCTGCGCGACATCGTCAAGGTCTGCCGCCGTCGTCATGCTGCCGTGAATCTGTTGATCTACCCAGCCGCAGTCCAGGGTCCACGTTGCGCCATCGAGGTCGCGGCCGGCGTGCGCTGGTTCAGCCGGCATCCGGATCGCGCCGATGTCGTCATCGTGGCGCGCGGCGGTGGAAGCTGGGAGGACCTTCACGGCTTTGATGACGAACGCGTTGCACGCGCGATCGCCGCATGCGCGGTGCCCGTCATCGTCGGCGTGGGCCATGCGACAGACTCGACAATCGCTGACGCCGCCGCGGACGTCTGCGCACCGACGCCCTCGGCGGCTGCCGAGATAGTCACCGCCGCGCAGCATCGTATTGAGGAACGCGTTCATCGTCTCTACTCAGGCCTCATCCGCGCCGGCCGCTATGAGATTCTGCGCGCGCGCCAGCAGCTCTCCCATCTCGGCGCCGAGATGGTACTGCGCCGCGTGCAGGATGCTCTGAATCGCAGGGCGCAACGTTGCGATGAGATGGATCTTCGAATGCACAACGCGCTCTCGCGCAGGCTTCGCGTCGCCGGCGATCGCAGCTTCAGGATCGAGACGCGCCTGCTCCGGCATGATCCAGCCGTGCGACTGCGCGACAACACGCGAAAGCTCGAAGCCCTGCGCGGCCGCCTGTCGTCTGTCGCGAAGACGACCGTCTCCCTTCGCGCGTCACAGATTGACCGCGCCGGATCGAAGCTCCAGGCCCTTAGCCCCGTGCGCGTGCTCGAACGCGGCTACGCTCTCGTTTATGGGCCGGATGGCAGACTCCTTCGTTCGAGCACCGAAGTCCAGCAGGGCGAGCAGATTACCGCGCGCCTTCACGAGGGCAGTTTGAGCGCGACCGTAACCGGGAAGACGTAA
- a CDS encoding response regulator, which produces MRQRVLVVDDDRLVADTLRLVFAVNGFESEACYSAADALRKARSFDPELLLCDVTMPGGSGLQLAATIHREMPKCQMIMLTGYLTYTASVELEALRMNHPLKLLNKPCRPEVLLKEAGELLRHPPLCAAS; this is translated from the coding sequence ATGAGACAGAGAGTGCTTGTAGTTGATGACGATCGACTGGTAGCGGACACGCTGCGGCTGGTCTTTGCGGTGAACGGTTTTGAGTCGGAGGCATGTTACTCGGCTGCAGACGCGCTGCGCAAAGCGAGGAGCTTTGATCCGGAGCTGCTGCTGTGCGATGTGACGATGCCTGGAGGGAGCGGCCTGCAACTGGCTGCCACCATCCATCGCGAAATGCCGAAGTGTCAGATGATCATGCTGACCGGCTATCTCACGTATACCGCCAGCGTTGAACTCGAGGCGCTCCGGATGAATCACCCGCTGAAGTTGCTGAATAAGCCGTGTCGTCCCGAGGTGCTGCTGAAGGAAGCTGGCGAGCTGCTGCGGCATCCGCCCCTGTGCGCCGCAAGTTGA
- a CDS encoding potassium channel family protein, producing the protein MHIFLLVLGLFLLGAVMLDSFQTIILPRRPVVRFRLTRGFFLATWIPYTHIMHMVRDRRRREQLFSFYGPLSLLLLFVVWASVLLTGFALIYFGLHMPFTDPWHPATTFDRLRSCFYVSGSTLFTLGLGDVVPASHAARLLVVLEAGTGLGFVALVIGYVPVLYTAFSAREMTVALLDARAGSPPTAGELLLRHRFEGGDQALTELLAEWERWCASMLETHISYPILCYYRSQHDNQSWLSALTAVLDACALLITAVECSAQRQAQLTFATGRHVLVDIGHVFHREKAEQRLREGGFTRLNDDEFSRLCDLLRGENIALCGDLDMRARLDALRKLYEPHACAMAHYLRLELPHWTPPPINPAKPDIWASIARLRSPAGSASPLTTHVSRQATASHLGDDEGFL; encoded by the coding sequence ATGCATATCTTCCTGCTGGTGCTCGGGTTATTCCTGCTCGGAGCGGTGATGCTGGATTCGTTCCAGACGATCATCCTGCCGCGGCGCCCGGTAGTGCGTTTTCGTCTCACGAGAGGTTTTTTTCTCGCCACGTGGATTCCGTACACCCACATCATGCACATGGTTCGCGACCGCCGCAGGCGCGAGCAGCTCTTTAGCTTCTATGGGCCGCTTTCGCTGCTACTGCTGTTTGTCGTATGGGCCTCGGTGCTGCTAACAGGCTTTGCGCTCATCTACTTCGGCCTGCATATGCCGTTTACGGACCCGTGGCATCCTGCCACGACCTTCGATCGGCTGCGCAGTTGTTTTTACGTGAGCGGGTCAACGCTCTTTACGCTGGGACTCGGGGATGTGGTTCCGGCAAGCCACGCCGCGCGGCTCCTGGTTGTGCTGGAGGCAGGCACGGGGCTGGGCTTTGTGGCGCTGGTTATCGGATATGTGCCAGTGCTTTACACAGCGTTTTCCGCGCGTGAGATGACTGTTGCCCTGCTCGATGCGCGTGCGGGGTCGCCGCCGACGGCCGGCGAACTTCTGCTCCGTCACCGGTTCGAGGGCGGGGACCAGGCGCTTACGGAGCTGCTCGCGGAGTGGGAGCGCTGGTGCGCGTCGATGCTCGAAACGCACATTTCTTACCCGATCCTTTGCTATTACCGCTCCCAGCATGACAACCAGAGCTGGCTGTCAGCGCTCACGGCTGTGCTCGATGCGTGCGCGCTGCTGATTACCGCGGTCGAGTGCTCAGCGCAGCGACAGGCTCAGCTAACGTTTGCGACCGGCCGCCATGTCCTGGTCGATATCGGGCATGTATTTCATCGTGAAAAGGCTGAGCAACGGCTGCGGGAAGGCGGGTTCACTCGGCTCAACGACGATGAGTTCAGCCGGCTGTGCGATCTGCTGCGCGGCGAAAACATTGCGCTCTGCGGTGATCTCGATATGCGGGCACGGCTTGATGCTCTGCGCAAGCTGTATGAGCCGCATGCGTGTGCAATGGCCCACTATCTGCGCCTGGAGCTGCCGCACTGGACGCCGCCTCCGATCAATCCTGCCAAGCCCGACATCTGGGCCTCCATTGCGCGACTCCGCAGCCCGGCCGGATCGGCAAGTCCGTTGACCACCCACGTCAGCCGGCAGGCTACGGCGTCTCATCTGGGCGACGATGAGGGCTTCCTCTAG